The DNA region GCGAGGCGTGCGTGTGCGACATCTCCGACGTGGGCGTGTCGGGGCCGACCGTGTCGCACCACCTGAAGAAGCTGAAGGAGGCCGGCCTGCTCTCCTCCGAGCGACGCGGCACCTGGGTGCACTACCGGGTCGAGCCGGCCGTACTCGCGGCGATGGGGCAGCTGCTCACCAAGGCAGCCGCCGCGTGACCGCCTCCACCGCGGCCGTCGTACCCCTCGCGGCGGAGCACGCCGAGCAGGTCCTGGCGATCTACCAGGCCGGGATCGACGAGGGCAACGCCACTTTCGAGACC from Streptomyces fradiae includes:
- a CDS encoding helix-turn-helix transcriptional regulator; protein product: MSNSTEFPLIQPEAAAPCCPPLNERPLTSEEAERTAKMFDALGNPIRLRLFSAVASHEGGEACVCDISDVGVSGPTVSHHLKKLKEAGLLSSERRGTWVHYRVEPAVLAAMGQLLTKAAAA